Genomic window (Aurantimicrobium sp. INA4):
CTCACCATATTGCGCAAGATTGGCCGTAAATTGGCGCGCTACATCAATCTGTTCGCCAAAAATCTGAGCCGCTTGAGCTGGCTCCGCTTCATATTCCGAAGTCAATGTTTCACGTGAAACTATTTGCCGGCAGTGATGACGGTGTGACGGTCTTTGCCCTCGCCGTCAGAGTGAGACACCAGGCCTCGTTCGCTCACAAGATCGTGCACAAGCTTGCGTTCGTAGGAGCTCATGGGAGGAAGTGCGGCTGCTGAAGCGCCGTTTTCCAGGCGAGCAGCTGCTGCATCCACGAGTGCTGCGAGTTCCTGTTCTCGAGTTTGGCGTGAGCCACCCACGTCAAGGATGAGGCGAGAGAACTGTCCGGTCTTGTTCTGAACAGCAAG
Coding sequences:
- a CDS encoding R3H domain-containing nucleic acid-binding protein, whose product is MSETEAKAAPSLKDLENEGDVAADYIEELLDIADLDGDLDIDARNGRAYVSVTASEQGNVRVLSRPETVAALQELTRLAVQNKTGQFSRLILDVGGSRQTREQELAALVDAAAARLENGASAAALPPMSSYERKLVHDLVSERGLVSHSDGEGKDRHTVITAGK